One genomic region from Acidimicrobiales bacterium encodes:
- a CDS encoding class I SAM-dependent methyltransferase — translation MYRPVHEAVLAELRTQPVRRVLDVGCGTGILTARTGALLSGLICGFDLSLGMLEQAARRRIGPWVQADAVRLPVCSESADAVVSTEAFHWFSDHDAALREFRRVLVPGGRVIVAVVNPRSVAAARMAQSLFARAGQPAYWPTRAEMRARVEAAGLRVRRQSPVLRVFGLSFPTVVTVAQRTE, via the coding sequence GTGTACCGGCCGGTTCACGAGGCGGTTCTCGCCGAGCTGCGGACCCAACCGGTCCGACGCGTTCTGGACGTGGGTTGTGGCACGGGGATCCTGACTGCTCGGACTGGAGCGCTCCTGAGCGGTCTCATCTGCGGGTTCGACCTCTCCTTGGGCATGCTCGAGCAGGCGGCCCGTCGCCGGATCGGCCCCTGGGTCCAGGCCGACGCTGTCCGACTCCCGGTATGCAGCGAGTCCGCCGATGCCGTGGTATCGACCGAGGCCTTCCACTGGTTCAGCGATCACGACGCCGCGCTGCGAGAGTTTCGCCGGGTCCTCGTCCCGGGAGGTCGGGTGATCGTGGCGGTCGTGAACCCTCGCAGCGTCGCTGCAGCGCGCATGGCGCAGAGCTTGTTCGCCAGGGCCGGTCAACCTGCTTACTGGCCGACCCGCGCTGAGATGCGCGCCCGCGTCGAGGCTGCAGGCCTTCGAGTGCGTCGCCAGAGCCCCGTCCTTCGGGTGTTCGGACTGTCCTTTCCCACCGTCGTCACCGTCGCTCAGCGCACGGAGTGA
- a CDS encoding serine hydrolase domain-containing protein yields the protein MHDAFVDNLDSGRDVGAAVAAYHHGRKVVDLWGGTADPSTGRPWEEDSIVLVFSTTKGATALCANVLAERGALEVDAPVVRYWPEFAQGGKAEIPVRYLLSHQAGLAWIDGEMSLDEALSWDPVVAALARQTPNWDPGTRHGYHATTYGWLVGEVIRRITGTSVGSFFRTEIAEPLGLDFWIGLPEAEERRVVPVIPFEIPKDADLAEMIDAFLGPGSSLGKALVAPGGALADQVVWNSRAMRAAEVPAANGVTDARSLARMYASIIGETDGIRSLGKDQMQRATTRVTSGPDLVLLDLDIQFGLGYMVPSELIVMGGPRSFGHFGAGGSVGWADPDAGLAVGYVMNRMDIGLAGDVRSTNLFNAAYHAASGS from the coding sequence GTGCACGACGCCTTTGTCGACAACCTCGACTCGGGACGCGACGTCGGAGCTGCCGTTGCCGCCTACCACCACGGTCGAAAGGTGGTGGACCTGTGGGGCGGCACGGCGGACCCCTCCACGGGACGACCGTGGGAGGAGGACTCCATCGTCTTGGTGTTCTCCACCACGAAGGGGGCGACAGCTCTGTGCGCCAACGTGCTCGCCGAGCGAGGGGCACTCGAGGTGGACGCCCCCGTCGTCCGCTACTGGCCCGAGTTCGCCCAGGGAGGCAAGGCAGAGATCCCCGTCAGGTACCTACTGTCGCACCAGGCCGGGCTGGCGTGGATCGATGGCGAGATGAGTCTCGATGAAGCGCTCTCCTGGGACCCCGTCGTCGCCGCTCTGGCCCGGCAGACGCCCAACTGGGACCCGGGCACGCGACACGGCTACCACGCCACGACCTACGGATGGTTGGTCGGCGAGGTGATCCGTCGGATTACGGGTACCAGCGTTGGGAGCTTCTTTCGCACCGAGATCGCCGAGCCCCTCGGTCTCGACTTCTGGATTGGGTTGCCAGAGGCCGAGGAGCGGCGCGTGGTCCCGGTGATTCCGTTCGAGATCCCCAAGGACGCCGACCTGGCCGAGATGATCGACGCCTTCCTGGGACCCGGCAGCAGCCTTGGCAAGGCGCTCGTGGCCCCCGGCGGTGCTCTCGCTGATCAGGTGGTCTGGAACTCGCGCGCCATGCGCGCCGCCGAGGTCCCCGCTGCCAACGGCGTGACCGACGCTCGCTCCTTGGCCCGTATGTACGCCAGCATCATCGGCGAGACGGACGGTATCCGTAGCCTCGGGAAGGACCAGATGCAGCGGGCCACTACCCGGGTCACCAGCGGACCGGACTTGGTGCTTCTCGACCTCGACATCCAGTTCGGCTTGGGCTACATGGTGCCCTCCGAGCTCATCGTGATGGGCGGGCCCAGGAGCTTCGGCCACTTCGGGGCCGGCGGCTCGGTTGGATGGGCTGACCCTGACGCCGGGCTTGCTGTCGGGTACGTGATGAACCGGATGGACATCGGTCTTGCGGGCGACGTTCGCAGCACCAACCTGTTCAACGCCGCATACCACGCGGCGTCCGGGTCGTAG
- a CDS encoding TIGR03557 family F420-dependent LLM class oxidoreductase, giving the protein MTENRYWIQLATEQFPPSDLVRQAVAAEAAGFDALNVSDHFQPWWEPGESGQAWILLGAIGQATKRIPIGTGVTAPVHRYNPAVVAQAFATLEQLFPGRAFLGLGSGEALNEVPTGMEWPSPRGQVARLEEALEIITRLLRGERVDHNGEFFRTNAAYLHTKGQRRPPIYISAFGPGAARLAARFGDGMWTLADPSLAPRVVEAYREACEGLRRAPGEIILQSGFSWADEDQAALDGARVWKAAQPREYYSDDWHDPAKMHAKAASEISDEQFCRSYIISSNADEHAERVRGIEKMGSTVVCLQNASGADPHGALRVYGDKVLPRLRGKRL; this is encoded by the coding sequence ATGACGGAGAATCGCTACTGGATCCAGCTGGCTACCGAGCAGTTCCCACCGAGCGACCTGGTGAGACAGGCGGTGGCGGCGGAGGCGGCCGGCTTCGACGCCCTCAACGTGAGCGACCATTTTCAGCCCTGGTGGGAGCCTGGCGAGTCCGGCCAGGCGTGGATTCTGCTGGGTGCCATCGGTCAGGCGACGAAGCGGATCCCGATCGGTACGGGAGTGACCGCACCGGTGCACCGCTACAACCCTGCGGTGGTCGCACAGGCGTTCGCGACCCTCGAGCAGCTGTTTCCCGGACGAGCGTTCCTCGGGCTGGGCTCGGGTGAAGCCTTGAACGAGGTGCCGACAGGGATGGAGTGGCCTTCCCCTCGAGGGCAGGTCGCTCGGCTCGAGGAGGCGCTGGAGATCATCACCCGACTGCTCCGGGGTGAACGGGTCGACCACAATGGCGAGTTCTTCCGAACCAACGCCGCCTATCTCCACACCAAGGGCCAGCGACGCCCACCGATCTACATCTCGGCCTTCGGCCCTGGCGCGGCGCGACTGGCAGCGCGGTTCGGGGACGGCATGTGGACCCTGGCCGATCCGAGCTTGGCACCTCGTGTGGTGGAGGCCTACCGCGAGGCCTGTGAGGGCCTGCGGAGGGCTCCCGGTGAGATCATCCTGCAGAGTGGCTTCTCGTGGGCCGACGAGGACCAGGCGGCCCTGGACGGTGCTCGAGTGTGGAAGGCCGCTCAGCCCCGTGAGTACTACTCCGACGACTGGCACGACCCCGCCAAGATGCACGCCAAGGCGGCATCAGAGATCTCCGATGAGCAGTTCTGCCGGAGTTACATCATCTCGTCAAATGCTGATGAGCACGCTGAACGGGTGCGCGGGATCGAGAAGATGGGATCCACTGTCGTCTGTCTTCAGAACGCATCGGGCGCCGACCCTCATGGCGCCCTTCGTGTGTACGGAGACAAGGTGCTACCTCGACTTCGAGGCAAGCGGCTCTAA
- a CDS encoding enolase C-terminal domain-like protein: MAARSAIEAAERGWPAPRRHSISVNSTIPALGPTEAARVAGDDAAMGVTCFKVKVGAGDDVGRVSAVRDAVGAAATLRVDANGAWDLDTARARLGALARFDLELAEQPVAGLDDLARLRRLVKVPLAADEAVRDVNDARHLKRLAAADAIVVKVQPLGGVRKALSVVDEAGVPAIVSSMLETSVGLAAGAALAACLPDLPYPCGLATGSLLAADVADDPLLPRGGIIELRPVAANPARLDRLSVPD; encoded by the coding sequence ATGGCCGCGCGTTCTGCCATCGAGGCTGCCGAGCGCGGGTGGCCGGCACCCCGACGTCACTCGATCTCCGTCAACTCGACCATACCGGCGCTTGGACCGACCGAAGCGGCCCGCGTCGCAGGCGACGACGCGGCCATGGGCGTCACGTGCTTCAAGGTCAAGGTCGGAGCAGGCGACGACGTGGGTCGTGTCTCGGCCGTCAGGGACGCGGTGGGCGCCGCCGCCACACTTCGAGTCGATGCCAACGGGGCATGGGACCTGGACACAGCGCGGGCTCGGCTTGGGGCGTTGGCACGCTTCGACCTCGAACTTGCGGAGCAGCCCGTCGCAGGGTTGGACGACCTGGCCCGGCTACGACGTCTCGTGAAGGTGCCCCTGGCCGCTGACGAGGCTGTGAGGGACGTGAACGACGCCCGGCACCTCAAGAGGCTGGCCGCCGCGGACGCGATCGTGGTGAAGGTACAGCCCCTTGGTGGGGTTCGGAAGGCGCTGTCGGTGGTCGACGAGGCCGGCGTTCCGGCGATCGTGTCCTCGATGCTGGAGACCTCCGTCGGGCTGGCCGCTGGCGCAGCGCTGGCAGCCTGCCTCCCCGATCTGCCCTACCCCTGCGGACTCGCCACGGGCTCGCTCCTGGCCGCCGACGTCGCCGACGATCCGCTGCTGCCCCGCGGCGGCATCATCGAGCTCAGGCCGGTGGCTGCCAACCCGGCGCGCCTCGACCGCTTGTCGGTGCCCGACTAG
- a CDS encoding 1,4-dihydroxy-2-naphthoate polyprenyltransferase, which produces MRPGKNRWVLGARPRTLPAAVAPVLVGTAVAASEGPVRAWRAAAALLVALALQVGVNYANDYQDGTRGTDRERVGPTRLVASGLAAPAQVRAAALLSFAVAGAAGAALAIAVQPWLLLVGAASIGAAWAYTGGPRPYGYRGWGELFVFVFFGLVATTGSAFVQHGRLSGLALAASVPLGLLAAALLAVNNLRDRPQDALAGKHTLAVRFGDRGARRFYAALVTAALISPFFIAIARPRALVALVVAPLAVRPMRRVLSGTTGFALVAALSETARLQLLFAATLAVGVWPR; this is translated from the coding sequence ATGCGACCCGGGAAGAACCGTTGGGTGCTGGGGGCGAGGCCGAGGACGCTTCCCGCTGCCGTCGCACCGGTCCTGGTTGGCACTGCGGTCGCGGCCAGCGAGGGACCGGTACGGGCGTGGAGGGCGGCGGCGGCGCTGTTGGTAGCGCTCGCTCTGCAAGTCGGCGTCAACTACGCCAACGACTACCAGGACGGGACCCGGGGTACGGATCGTGAACGCGTAGGCCCAACCCGCCTGGTGGCCTCCGGACTGGCCGCACCAGCCCAGGTCCGCGCCGCCGCCCTGCTGTCGTTCGCCGTCGCCGGCGCCGCTGGAGCGGCCCTGGCGATCGCCGTGCAACCCTGGCTGCTCCTCGTCGGCGCCGCCAGCATCGGCGCCGCGTGGGCCTACACCGGCGGCCCTCGGCCCTATGGGTACCGCGGCTGGGGCGAGCTCTTCGTGTTCGTGTTCTTCGGGCTGGTGGCCACGACCGGCTCAGCATTCGTCCAGCACGGCCGACTGTCGGGGCTGGCGCTGGCCGCATCGGTGCCACTCGGCCTGCTGGCTGCTGCGCTCCTTGCGGTGAACAACCTCCGGGATCGTCCCCAGGACGCGCTGGCCGGCAAGCACACGCTCGCCGTGCGCTTTGGAGACCGGGGAGCCCGGCGCTTCTATGCCGCCTTGGTGACCGCGGCCCTCATCAGTCCGTTCTTCATCGCCATTGCCCGCCCGCGAGCGCTGGTTGCCCTGGTTGTCGCCCCGCTGGCTGTCCGCCCGATGCGACGGGTGCTCTCCGGCACAACGGGCTTCGCTCTGGTGGCGGCCCTCAGCGAGACCGCCCGTCTGCAGCTCTTGTTCGCGGCCACGCTCGCCGTCGGCGTTTGGCCACGGTGA
- the menB gene encoding 1,4-dihydroxy-2-naphthoyl-CoA synthase: MPTTAAPVWVRSGDYGDIDYETAEGIAKITICRPEVRNAFRPRTLFELSHAFTAARDDPTVGVIILTGQGDRAFCSGGDQRVRGDDGYRDEAGVGRLNVLDLQIQIRRTPKPVVAMVAGYAIGGGHVLHVVCDLTIAADNACFGQTGPRVGSFDGGYGSGLLARIVGQKKAREIWFLCRQYDAEEALAMGLVNAVVPLEQLEDETVAWCRRMLQHSPLALRMIKASCNAVDDGMAGIQQLAGDATLLYYSSAEAQEGRDAYLDKRSPDFARFPRRP; this comes from the coding sequence ATGCCAACGACCGCCGCGCCTGTCTGGGTCCGCTCGGGCGACTACGGGGACATCGATTACGAGACCGCCGAGGGGATCGCCAAGATCACCATCTGCCGGCCCGAAGTCCGCAACGCCTTCCGGCCGCGCACTCTGTTCGAGCTGAGCCACGCCTTCACCGCCGCCCGTGACGATCCGACGGTCGGCGTGATCATCCTGACCGGACAGGGTGACCGGGCCTTCTGCTCGGGTGGGGACCAGCGGGTCAGGGGTGACGATGGATACCGCGACGAGGCCGGCGTCGGTCGGCTCAACGTGCTCGATCTCCAGATCCAGATCCGCCGTACCCCGAAGCCGGTGGTGGCCATGGTCGCTGGTTACGCCATCGGCGGCGGCCACGTGTTGCACGTCGTGTGCGACCTGACCATCGCTGCCGACAATGCCTGCTTCGGCCAGACCGGCCCTCGAGTGGGGTCCTTCGACGGGGGCTACGGTTCCGGGCTGCTGGCGCGCATCGTCGGGCAGAAGAAGGCAAGGGAGATCTGGTTCCTCTGTCGCCAGTACGACGCCGAGGAAGCGCTCGCCATGGGCCTGGTGAACGCCGTTGTCCCTCTCGAGCAGTTGGAAGACGAGACCGTGGCCTGGTGTCGGCGAATGCTCCAGCATTCCCCGCTCGCCCTCCGGATGATCAAGGCCTCCTGCAACGCCGTCGACGACGGGATGGCGGGCATCCAACAGCTGGCCGGAGACGCGACCCTGCTCTACTACTCGTCCGCCGAGGCGCAGGAAGGTCGCGACGCCTATCTCGACAAACGCTCTCCCGACTTTGCTCGCTTTCCCCGGCGTCCGTGA
- a CDS encoding ATP-binding protein, which produces MTLVDELRGCFLFEKLSDEQLTWLAEHGQVVTYDEGEEVFHEGEPAEGFFVLFDGQIQMLKRITGEDVVMNTTDHHGAYAGAIRAFVESADDKVYVNTLRTLTPVRFFRLQADDFAYVLKTWFPMAVHLLDGMFLGLTNVENIVGQREKLVALGSLSAGLAHELNNPAAAEVRAAQALRERLGDARRAIVALAAQVDAETFAEIVALQGAAAEQGRNSEKLSALDAGDREDELGQRLEDAGVPRGWDMAPTLVAAGVDSDWIERVTSLAGNRVEDVLAWMVAALDIDAMVEELSTAAGRITTLVGAMKKYSRVDPSAMEAVDVHEGIENSLVILQHRLKQGMEVVREYDPNLPKVPAYPGELNQVWINIIDNAIDATEGKGTLTIRTGRQADSVLIEIADDGPGIPPELQRRVFEPFITTKEVGKGTGLGLDICYRIVVRRHHGDLTVTSSPGDTRFQIRLPLQQPATTHKK; this is translated from the coding sequence ATGACGCTCGTCGACGAGCTGCGGGGCTGCTTCCTGTTCGAGAAGCTATCCGACGAGCAGCTGACCTGGCTGGCCGAGCACGGACAGGTCGTGACGTACGACGAAGGCGAAGAGGTCTTCCACGAGGGCGAGCCGGCCGAGGGGTTCTTCGTCCTGTTCGACGGCCAGATCCAGATGCTCAAGCGGATCACCGGCGAAGACGTGGTGATGAACACGACCGATCACCACGGCGCCTACGCGGGAGCCATCCGGGCCTTCGTGGAGAGCGCGGACGACAAGGTCTACGTCAACACCCTCCGGACGCTCACGCCCGTGCGGTTCTTCCGACTGCAGGCGGACGATTTCGCCTACGTCCTGAAGACGTGGTTCCCGATGGCCGTCCACCTGCTCGACGGGATGTTTCTCGGTCTGACGAACGTCGAGAACATCGTCGGCCAGCGCGAGAAGCTGGTCGCCCTCGGGTCACTCTCGGCCGGCCTGGCCCACGAGCTGAACAATCCCGCCGCCGCCGAGGTGCGCGCCGCGCAGGCGCTGCGGGAGCGGCTGGGCGACGCCCGCCGGGCCATCGTCGCCCTCGCCGCCCAGGTGGACGCCGAGACGTTCGCGGAGATCGTGGCCCTGCAGGGCGCCGCCGCCGAGCAGGGTCGCAACTCAGAAAAGCTGTCGGCGCTCGATGCCGGCGACCGTGAGGACGAGCTCGGCCAGCGCCTCGAAGACGCCGGCGTGCCCCGGGGGTGGGACATGGCGCCCACCCTCGTCGCCGCCGGTGTCGACTCGGACTGGATCGAGCGGGTCACATCCCTTGCGGGCAACCGAGTCGAGGACGTGCTGGCGTGGATGGTGGCGGCCCTGGACATCGACGCCATGGTCGAGGAGCTGTCAACGGCTGCCGGCCGCATCACGACGCTGGTCGGGGCCATGAAGAAGTACAGCCGGGTGGACCCGTCGGCCATGGAGGCCGTCGACGTCCACGAGGGTATCGAGAACTCGCTGGTCATCCTTCAACACCGCCTGAAGCAGGGGATGGAGGTGGTTCGCGAATATGACCCCAACCTGCCCAAGGTGCCGGCCTATCCTGGCGAGCTCAACCAGGTGTGGATCAACATCATCGACAACGCCATCGACGCCACCGAGGGCAAAGGAACGCTCACCATCCGCACTGGTCGCCAGGCCGACTCGGTACTTATCGAGATCGCGGACGACGGACCCGGGATCCCGCCCGAGCTCCAGCGACGGGTGTTCGAGCCCTTCATCACGACCAAGGAAGTAGGCAAGGGAACGGGTCTCGGGCTCGACATCTGCTATCGCATCGTCGTCCGTCGGCACCACGGCGACCTGACGGTCACATCGTCGCCGGGCGACACCCGCTTCCAGATCCGCCTCCCCCTTCAGCAACCGGCGACCACCCATAAGAAGTAG
- a CDS encoding wax ester/triacylglycerol synthase family O-acyltransferase, which translates to MERLSGLDASFLYFETPANHLHVSSVMTFDPSTVPNGYSFAHIKETVAERLHLVPPFRRRLVSVPFNLHHPVWIEDPDFDLDFHLRRVAVPAPGAHDELVELAGHIVSLQLDRSRPLWEIWVVEGLENGQVATISKMHHSTIDGVSGANILAHLLDLAPEPTEERPPSRWEPEREPSDAAMLGQALAWRLRRPVELARLVPTTAGALFKLALRRRGGAPKGATPLTAPRTSFNSTITPHRRVELVSVPLADVKAIKNAFGATVNDAVLAICAGALRRYLEEEGEHLEKPLLATVPISVRANGDGPGAGANQVSAMFTSLATDIDDPVERLQIIHESTTGAKEEHNAVGATMLQQWAELAAPNVFSQAARLYSAMGLGGRHPPIHNVVISNVPGPQFPLYFAGARLTALYPLGPIFDGLGLNITVLSYLDTVGFGLLGARELMPRLKALGSAITDATAELKKRAGATERSAPSSAGQAGRTATPVAPHQP; encoded by the coding sequence ATGGAACGACTGAGCGGGCTCGATGCGTCTTTTCTCTACTTCGAGACGCCTGCCAATCACCTGCACGTGTCGTCGGTGATGACCTTCGATCCCTCGACGGTGCCGAACGGGTATTCGTTCGCTCACATCAAGGAGACGGTGGCCGAGCGTCTTCACCTCGTCCCTCCGTTCCGTCGCCGGTTGGTGAGCGTGCCCTTCAACCTTCACCACCCGGTGTGGATAGAGGATCCCGACTTCGATCTGGACTTCCACCTGCGTCGGGTCGCGGTCCCCGCCCCGGGGGCTCACGACGAGCTCGTCGAGCTTGCCGGACACATCGTCAGTCTCCAGCTGGACCGATCGAGGCCCCTCTGGGAGATCTGGGTCGTGGAGGGATTGGAGAATGGACAGGTCGCCACGATCTCGAAGATGCATCACTCCACCATCGACGGTGTCTCGGGGGCCAACATCCTGGCCCACCTGCTCGATCTTGCTCCGGAGCCCACCGAGGAACGACCACCGTCGCGATGGGAGCCGGAGCGAGAGCCCTCGGACGCGGCGATGCTCGGACAGGCATTGGCCTGGCGTCTTCGACGGCCAGTCGAGCTGGCCAGGCTCGTCCCCACCACGGCGGGCGCACTGTTCAAGCTCGCCTTGCGTCGTCGGGGCGGCGCGCCCAAGGGAGCGACACCGCTGACCGCCCCGCGCACCTCGTTCAACTCCACCATCACTCCCCACCGCAGGGTCGAGCTCGTGAGTGTCCCCTTGGCCGACGTCAAGGCGATCAAGAACGCCTTCGGCGCGACCGTGAACGACGCAGTCCTCGCCATCTGCGCCGGAGCCCTGCGGCGCTACCTCGAGGAGGAAGGCGAGCACTTGGAGAAGCCTCTGCTGGCTACGGTGCCCATCTCCGTTCGCGCCAACGGCGACGGACCTGGAGCTGGGGCCAACCAGGTGTCGGCCATGTTCACCTCGCTGGCGACCGACATCGATGACCCGGTGGAGCGCCTTCAGATCATTCACGAGTCGACCACCGGGGCCAAGGAGGAGCACAACGCCGTCGGGGCCACGATGCTCCAGCAGTGGGCCGAGCTGGCGGCCCCCAACGTGTTCTCCCAAGCGGCTCGGCTGTACTCAGCCATGGGCTTGGGGGGACGGCATCCTCCCATCCACAATGTCGTCATCTCGAACGTGCCAGGACCGCAGTTCCCGCTCTACTTCGCCGGGGCCCGCCTGACCGCGCTGTACCCCCTCGGCCCCATCTTCGACGGCCTCGGTCTCAATATCACGGTCTTGAGCTACCTCGACACGGTCGGGTTCGGCCTCCTCGGCGCTCGGGAGCTCATGCCTCGCCTCAAGGCGTTGGGATCGGCCATAACCGACGCGACCGCCGAGCTCAAGAAGCGGGCCGGCGCTACGGAGCGATCGGCGCCCAGCTCAGCGGGGCAAGCCGGGCGGACCGCGACCCCGGTGGCCCCGCACCAGCCTTAG
- a CDS encoding AMP-binding protein translates to MPSLVALAVPGGPSFVTELRRAWDAGDAVVPVDTRLPPRAADRLLDTLRPAVVVDGDGERWNRPGGMPVEAGDGLVVATSGTTGEPKGVVLTHDAVASSATATSTRLGVDVRSDRWLACLPVAHIGGLAVITRALLTGTRLTALPRFDAAEVIRAARVDGATLVSLVATAFARVEAGLFRAVLLGGSTPPPRLPKNVIATYGMTETGSGVVYDGRTLDAVEARVVGGEIMLRGPMLLRCYRDGHDPKTSDGWLSTGDAGAIQPDGRITVLGRMSDLVITGGENVWPPAVEAAIAGHPLVSEVAVAGRPDPEWGDRVVAWVVPRDLAKPPDLASLRTFVTDQLPAYAAPRELVLVGRLPRSAVGKVARHELR, encoded by the coding sequence GTGCCCTCCCTTGTCGCCTTGGCCGTGCCCGGCGGTCCGTCCTTCGTGACCGAGCTGCGCAGAGCTTGGGACGCCGGGGACGCCGTGGTCCCGGTCGACACCCGGCTGCCGCCGCGGGCTGCCGATCGGCTGCTGGACACTCTCCGGCCAGCGGTGGTGGTAGACGGCGACGGTGAGCGATGGAACCGCCCCGGCGGGATGCCGGTCGAGGCCGGCGACGGCCTTGTCGTCGCCACGAGCGGCACGACGGGCGAGCCGAAGGGGGTGGTGCTCACCCATGACGCCGTGGCCAGTTCGGCCACGGCCACCAGCACCCGTCTCGGCGTCGATGTCCGGTCCGACCGGTGGCTGGCGTGCCTCCCCGTGGCGCACATCGGCGGGCTGGCGGTAATCACCCGGGCGCTCCTCACCGGCACCAGGTTGACCGCGCTCCCTCGCTTCGACGCCGCCGAGGTGATAAGGGCCGCTCGGGTTGATGGCGCGACGCTCGTCTCACTGGTGGCTACCGCCTTCGCCCGGGTCGAGGCGGGGCTGTTCCGCGCGGTGTTGCTCGGTGGGAGCACGCCGCCCCCGAGGCTTCCGAAGAACGTGATCGCCACCTACGGCATGACCGAGACGGGCAGCGGGGTCGTGTACGACGGGCGGACCCTCGACGCTGTCGAGGCGCGCGTCGTCGGGGGAGAGATCATGCTCCGTGGACCGATGCTCCTGCGCTGCTATCGGGACGGCCACGACCCGAAGACCTCCGACGGGTGGCTTTCCACTGGCGACGCGGGAGCGATCCAACCGGACGGGCGGATCACTGTCTTGGGTCGAATGTCGGACCTAGTGATCACCGGCGGTGAGAACGTGTGGCCCCCTGCCGTCGAGGCCGCGATCGCAGGTCACCCCTTGGTCAGCGAGGTGGCAGTGGCTGGCCGCCCCGACCCGGAGTGGGGTGACCGCGTGGTCGCCTGGGTCGTCCCCCGCGACCTCGCAAAGCCGCCTGACCTGGCTTCGTTGCGCACGTTTGTCACCGATCAGCTCCCTGCCTACGCCGCGCCGCGGGAGTTGGTCCTTGTCGGCCGACTGCCCCGCTCCGCTGTCGGCAAAGTGGCCCGCCACGAGCTCAGGTGA
- a CDS encoding aldo/keto reductase has translation MLRRTLGGQGLEVSALGLGCMGMSFAYGSVDDAQGMATIHRAIELGTTFFDTAEGYGPYANEELVGKAIAGRRHELQLATKFGSRSLEDPDRGPDGRPDYVRRAIDGSLKRLNVDQVDLYYQHRIDPLVPIEETIGAMSELVTSGKVRFLGLSEASADTIRRAHTVHPITAVQSEYSLWTRDMESDVLPTLRQLGIGFVPYSPLGRGFLTGQIRSPDDLAADDWRRDNPRFQGENFRRNLELVSRVRAIADDKGVTPAQLALAWVMAAGEDLVPIPGTTKPERVEENIAALDVVLTHEDRRRLDDAAPIGVAAGDRYPSAMMPYLNG, from the coding sequence ATGCTCCGGCGGACATTGGGGGGGCAGGGTCTCGAGGTCTCGGCGCTGGGTCTGGGCTGCATGGGGATGTCGTTCGCCTACGGGTCGGTCGACGACGCGCAGGGGATGGCGACGATTCATCGAGCCATCGAGCTCGGGACCACTTTCTTCGACACCGCCGAGGGCTATGGTCCCTACGCCAACGAGGAGCTGGTTGGAAAGGCGATCGCTGGAAGGCGCCACGAGCTGCAGCTGGCGACGAAGTTCGGGTCTCGATCGCTCGAGGATCCTGACCGCGGGCCCGACGGTCGGCCCGACTACGTTCGGCGCGCGATCGACGGCTCCCTGAAGCGTCTCAACGTCGACCAGGTCGATCTGTACTACCAGCACCGTATCGACCCGCTGGTGCCGATCGAGGAGACAATCGGTGCCATGAGCGAACTGGTGACCAGCGGCAAGGTTCGCTTCCTCGGCCTGTCGGAGGCGTCGGCCGATACGATCCGCCGCGCCCACACTGTCCATCCCATTACTGCGGTCCAGAGCGAGTACTCATTGTGGACCCGCGACATGGAGTCCGACGTCCTGCCGACCCTGCGCCAGCTGGGCATCGGCTTCGTGCCCTACAGCCCACTTGGCCGAGGATTCCTGACGGGCCAGATCCGCTCGCCCGACGACCTCGCTGCGGACGACTGGCGGCGGGACAACCCACGCTTTCAGGGTGAGAACTTTCGCCGCAACCTCGAGCTCGTCAGCAGGGTACGAGCGATAGCCGACGACAAGGGAGTGACCCCGGCCCAGCTGGCGTTGGCGTGGGTGATGGCGGCCGGCGAGGACCTCGTTCCCATTCCCGGGACGACGAAGCCCGAACGGGTCGAGGAGAACATCGCCGCCCTCGACGTCGTGCTGACTCATGAGGATCGGCGTCGCCTTGACGACGCCGCGCCGATCGGGGTGGCCGCCGGCGATCGGTACCCGTCGGCCATGATGCCGTACCTGAACGGCTAG
- a CDS encoding ATP-binding protein — protein MHVETQLVPDPISALAARQLIEAALQRWGDDDATEVATLLTTELVTNAIVHARTDFALRVVTHENRLRVEVCDLSHDPPRLVPIQDAEEHGRGLHLVHALSASWGVDWRPDGKAVWFELAEVRAEAAPTAGS, from the coding sequence GTGCACGTCGAGACTCAGCTGGTACCCGATCCCATAAGTGCGCTTGCGGCCAGGCAGCTCATCGAAGCCGCGTTGCAGCGATGGGGTGATGACGACGCCACCGAGGTGGCCACCCTGCTCACTACCGAGCTGGTGACGAATGCCATCGTTCACGCCCGAACGGACTTCGCCCTCAGGGTTGTCACCCACGAGAACCGTCTGCGGGTTGAGGTGTGCGATCTGAGCCATGACCCACCGCGGCTCGTCCCGATCCAAGACGCCGAAGAGCACGGACGGGGGCTGCACCTGGTGCACGCGCTGTCTGCATCCTGGGGCGTCGATTGGCGACCGGACGGCAAGGCCGTCTGGTTCGAGTTGGCGGAGGTCCGCGCCGAGGCGGCTCCGACGGCCGGCAGCTGA